The proteins below are encoded in one region of Aeromonas jandaei:
- the ruvB gene encoding Holliday junction branch migration DNA helicase RuvB: protein MIEADRLISSSAAREDDIIDRAIRPKKLADYTGQDAVCEQMEIFIEAARQRGEALDHLLIFGPPGLGKTTLANIVANEMGVNIKTTSGPVLEKAGDLAALLTNLEPHDVLFIDEIHRLSPVVEEVLYPAMEDYQLDIMIGEGPAARSIKLDLPPFTLIGATTRAGSLTSPLRDRFGIVQRLEFYNVKDLTDIVSRSARCLGLDMTEDGAIEVARRSRGTPRIANRLLRRVRDFAQVKSDGRIDGPIAARAMDMLDVDNEGFDFMDRKLLLAVIDKFMGGPVGLDNLAAAIGEEKDTIEDVLEPYLIQQGYLQRTPRGRIATTRAYAHFGLQRPDEK, encoded by the coding sequence ATGATTGAAGCAGATCGTCTCATTTCGTCCAGTGCCGCCCGTGAGGACGACATAATCGACCGTGCCATCCGCCCCAAAAAACTGGCGGACTATACCGGTCAGGATGCCGTTTGCGAGCAGATGGAGATCTTTATCGAGGCGGCGCGGCAGCGGGGGGAGGCGCTCGATCACCTGCTGATCTTCGGCCCGCCGGGTCTGGGCAAGACCACCCTCGCCAACATCGTCGCCAACGAGATGGGGGTCAACATCAAGACCACCTCTGGCCCCGTGTTGGAGAAAGCGGGTGATCTGGCTGCATTGCTCACCAACCTCGAACCACACGATGTGCTCTTTATCGACGAGATCCACCGCCTCAGCCCGGTGGTGGAAGAGGTGCTCTATCCGGCGATGGAGGATTACCAGCTCGATATCATGATCGGGGAGGGGCCGGCGGCCCGCTCCATCAAGCTCGATCTGCCCCCCTTTACCCTGATCGGTGCTACCACCCGGGCCGGCTCTCTCACCAGCCCGCTGCGGGATCGCTTCGGCATCGTGCAACGCCTCGAGTTCTACAACGTCAAGGATCTCACCGATATCGTCTCCCGCAGTGCTCGCTGTCTGGGGCTCGACATGACAGAAGATGGTGCCATTGAGGTCGCTCGTCGCTCTCGCGGCACGCCGCGGATTGCTAACCGCTTGTTAAGACGGGTGCGCGACTTTGCCCAGGTCAAATCCGATGGCCGGATCGATGGCCCCATCGCTGCGCGGGCGATGGACATGCTGGACGTCGATAATGAGGGGTTTGATTTTATGGACCGCAAGTTATTGTTGGCTGTCATAGACAAGTTTATGGGGGGGCCGGTGGGTCTCGATAACCTGGCGGCGGCTATCGGTGAAGAGAAAGATACCATTGAGGATGTACTGGAGCCCTATCTGATCCAGCAGGGCTATCTGCAACGTACCCCAAGAGGGCGGATAGCGACTACGCGGGCATATGCTCATTTTGGCCTTCAGCGGCCTGATGAGAAGTAA
- the ruvA gene encoding Holliday junction branch migration protein RuvA, producing MIGRLRGIVIEKQPPEVLLEVGGVGYEVQMPMSCFYDLPEIGKEATIHTHFVVREDAQLLYGFNHKQERALFRELIKTNGVGPKLALAILSGMTASQFVICVEREEISSLVKLPGVGKKTAERLVVEMKDRLKGWVSHDLFSPAAVTLPSREPELRAPDAAEEAASALVALGYKPQQASQIVSKIAKDGMSVEDIIRESLRSLV from the coding sequence GTGATTGGTCGCTTGAGAGGCATTGTCATTGAGAAGCAGCCCCCCGAGGTTTTGCTGGAAGTGGGTGGCGTTGGCTACGAGGTGCAGATGCCAATGAGCTGTTTCTATGATTTGCCGGAAATCGGCAAGGAGGCGACCATCCACACCCATTTTGTGGTGCGTGAGGATGCCCAGCTGCTCTATGGTTTCAACCACAAGCAGGAGCGGGCCCTGTTCCGCGAGCTGATCAAGACCAACGGGGTCGGCCCCAAGCTGGCGCTGGCGATTCTCTCCGGTATGACGGCCAGTCAGTTTGTCATCTGTGTCGAGCGTGAAGAGATAAGCTCACTGGTCAAGCTGCCAGGGGTAGGCAAGAAGACGGCTGAACGGCTGGTGGTGGAGATGAAGGATCGTCTCAAGGGATGGGTCAGTCATGATCTCTTCTCCCCGGCAGCGGTCACCTTGCCATCTCGCGAGCCGGAACTGCGGGCTCCGGATGCCGCGGAAGAGGCGGCCAGCGCCCTGGTGGCGCTCGGTTACAAGCCGCAACAGGCGAGCCAGATCGTCAGCAAGATCGCCAAAGATGGCATGTCGGTGGAAGATATCATCCGCGAATCCCTGCGTAGTCTGGTGTGA
- a CDS encoding methyl-accepting chemotaxis protein, with amino-acid sequence MKIVTTSNLGLTILLGCTLGMGIVGWYGSQRLANLLSYVLGAAWQTADGAMEGSIELGHQQLQIQKMLNGIPLDNGKLNSAKAATDDALTRVANGQLIDPSAVKIMQQQQQDYRQQQDALLALYRSYTDVDQSLRDNADRLARLSEQMEVIGDGAVEGLTQSPDQPISWNGGLETRWEAADGGMEANIGFLRQLYAMEKMRRLGISDAIKKELEEAITFYESAASRMLATGMFDAQGSGEFGGHTLSSQYRELQARHKQLLGSWLAALASYQTQQATYEQSADQLAQQLVDVEAKGDATVEDQIIQLNGIIGQTNTLILAGLVFSLVIVTLCGFWLTRKLVTPLLQVNKRMEDIAAGDGDLNVRINLKRDDEIGSLANSVDRFIEKLQKMISSTMHNNQHISEHVHTSVNRVEAISQSSRQTAEHALALHHDSEEMVQVATGISDNCSMAAQNANEVRQLTTESSQYVASASAGMQRVVQEVSECAIAINSLKEQAGQIGQIISTISGISEQTNLLALNAAIEAARAGEMGRGFAVVADEVRTLANRTAASSAEISQVISSIQQQTETAYLMMQRNLKTVEAGMQDSENTKQILFKVQGAIDQLADMVQQVAVATGQLSHTLSNSSDKVSGISLQAKTGEQEAQECLQLASSLHQASLLQQRLLSQFRV; translated from the coding sequence ATGAAGATTGTTACGACCTCAAATCTGGGCCTCACCATATTGCTTGGCTGCACGCTGGGCATGGGGATCGTCGGCTGGTACGGCAGCCAGCGACTGGCCAATCTGCTCTCCTATGTATTGGGGGCAGCCTGGCAAACTGCAGATGGCGCCATGGAAGGCTCCATCGAACTGGGCCACCAGCAACTGCAAATACAGAAGATGCTCAACGGGATCCCGCTCGATAATGGCAAACTGAATTCAGCCAAGGCGGCAACCGATGATGCACTGACGCGGGTGGCCAACGGGCAACTCATCGACCCTTCCGCAGTCAAGATCATGCAGCAGCAGCAGCAGGACTATCGACAGCAGCAAGATGCCTTGTTGGCGCTCTATCGCAGCTATACCGATGTGGATCAATCCTTGCGCGATAATGCCGATCGACTGGCTCGCCTCTCGGAACAGATGGAGGTCATCGGTGATGGGGCCGTGGAAGGCCTGACGCAATCGCCTGATCAACCCATTAGCTGGAATGGCGGTCTGGAAACGCGATGGGAGGCTGCCGATGGCGGTATGGAGGCCAATATCGGCTTCTTGCGTCAACTCTACGCCATGGAAAAGATGCGTAGACTCGGCATCTCGGATGCCATCAAAAAGGAGCTGGAAGAGGCAATCACATTTTATGAGAGTGCCGCCAGCCGGATGCTGGCCACTGGCATGTTCGATGCACAGGGCAGCGGAGAATTCGGCGGCCATACGCTGTCGAGCCAATACCGCGAGCTGCAGGCCCGCCACAAACAGTTGCTGGGCAGCTGGCTAGCGGCCCTCGCCAGTTATCAGACACAACAGGCGACCTATGAGCAAAGCGCAGATCAACTAGCGCAACAGCTGGTCGATGTCGAGGCAAAAGGCGATGCAACCGTGGAAGATCAGATTATCCAGCTCAATGGCATCATCGGCCAGACCAACACTCTGATCCTGGCTGGCCTTGTATTCAGCCTCGTCATCGTCACCCTGTGTGGCTTCTGGCTGACCCGCAAGCTTGTAACCCCACTGCTCCAGGTAAATAAACGCATGGAGGATATAGCCGCAGGCGATGGCGATCTCAACGTGCGCATCAACCTGAAACGGGATGATGAGATCGGATCGCTCGCCAATAGCGTGGATCGCTTTATCGAGAAGCTGCAGAAGATGATCAGCTCGACGATGCACAACAATCAGCACATCAGCGAGCATGTCCATACCTCGGTCAATCGGGTGGAAGCCATCAGCCAGAGCAGCCGCCAGACAGCAGAACACGCGCTGGCTCTGCATCATGACAGTGAAGAGATGGTACAGGTTGCCACCGGTATCTCGGACAACTGCAGCATGGCCGCCCAAAATGCCAATGAAGTACGCCAGCTGACCACCGAGAGCAGCCAGTATGTCGCCTCTGCCAGCGCGGGCATGCAGCGTGTGGTACAGGAGGTGAGCGAGTGCGCCATCGCCATCAACTCCCTCAAGGAGCAGGCGGGGCAGATCGGCCAGATCATCTCCACCATCAGCGGTATCTCGGAGCAAACCAATCTGCTGGCACTCAATGCAGCCATCGAGGCGGCCCGAGCAGGGGAAATGGGGCGGGGTTTTGCAGTGGTGGCTGACGAGGTGCGCACCCTGGCCAACCGCACAGCGGCTTCCAGTGCCGAGATTAGCCAGGTGATTAGCAGCATCCAGCAACAAACCGAGACCGCTTACCTGATGATGCAGCGTAACCTCAAGACGGTGGAAGCGGGTATGCAAGACTCCGAGAACACCAAGCAGATCCTGTTCAAGGTACAAGGAGCCATCGATCAGCTGGCCGATATGGTGCAGCAGGTGGCCGTCGCCACCGGACAGCTGTCACACACCCTCAGCAAC